The Mucilaginibacter mallensis genome has a segment encoding these proteins:
- the ileS gene encoding isoleucine--tRNA ligase — protein sequence MKYKEYKQLNLSDTGKEVLEFWKKHNIFEKSISSRPANNPYTFYEGPPSANGMPGIHHVMARAIKDIFCRYKTLKGYQVKRKGGWDTHGLPIELAVEKALGITKDDIGKKISIEDYNAACRKEVMRYTDVWNDLTEKMGYWVDLEDPYITYKNEYIESLWWILKKFYEKGYLYKGYTVQPYSPKSGTGLSSHELNQPGTYKMVKDTTIVAQFHLKKDQQHPLMPVLFDGNEDTVILAWTTTPWTLPSNCALAVGENINYVKIKTFNPYTFDAVSVVLAKDLVSKYFKAEGENASFADYKGGDKVIPWQLVASFTGKDLVDLRYHQLMPYVTNADLEQNAFRVIPADFVTTEDGTGIVHTASVFGADDFRACKENGVPSVMIIDENGKEVPLVDKQGKFVTEVTDYAGRYVKEEYYTDAERAEPGFKPTDVLISIKLKTENKAFDVKKYEHSYPHSWRSDEPILYYPLDSWFIRTTAVKDKMVELNKTINWKPESTGTGRFGNWLENLVDWNLSRSRYWGTPLPIWREVDGNEEKCIGSIAELEKEIKISMVAGLMPESFELIDMHRPYVDDVILTSSNGKPMLREPDLIDVWFDSGAMPYAQWHFPFENKEEFKNAYPADFIAEGVDQTRGWFFTLHAIAVLLSEASDEVKEINAEVGNKGIAFKNVVSNGLVLDKNGNKMSKRLGNGVDPFEIIQQYGADAARWYMISNASPWDNLKFNIDGIDEVRRKFFGTLYNTYNFFALYANIDKFHYSEAEIAIKDRPEIDQWIISLLNTLSKEVDAFYADFEPTKATRAIQDFVDAHLSNWYVRLSRRRFWKSDNSADKLSAYQTLYTCLVTIAKLMSPVAPFFADNLYNDLNKITKKENFESVHLADFPVYHTSLVNKALEDRMQMAQDISSLVLSLRKKVGINVRQPLSKILLPILDKHFKHQVEQVKELILSETNIKDIEYITDASGFIKKKVKPNFKALGAKVGKDMKAVAEAITNFDQDAITKLETEGSILIQVTGHTILATDVEIIAEDVPGWQVANLGKLTVALDVTLTDELKQEGISRELINRIQNLRKGKGFEVTDRINVRITDHQLISDAVKNNLTYICAEILADSIVLDSQLEEGEKTVIDEIEILIAISKS from the coding sequence TTGAAGTACAAGGAATATAAGCAGTTAAATTTATCGGATACCGGCAAGGAAGTACTGGAGTTCTGGAAGAAGCATAATATTTTCGAAAAAAGTATCAGCAGTCGCCCGGCAAACAACCCATACACATTTTATGAAGGTCCGCCGAGCGCCAATGGTATGCCCGGCATCCACCACGTAATGGCCCGTGCCATTAAGGATATATTTTGCAGGTACAAAACCCTGAAAGGTTACCAGGTAAAACGCAAAGGCGGTTGGGATACCCATGGCCTGCCTATTGAGCTGGCTGTTGAAAAAGCATTAGGCATTACTAAGGACGATATCGGTAAAAAGATCTCCATCGAAGATTATAACGCTGCCTGCCGCAAGGAAGTAATGCGCTATACCGACGTGTGGAACGACCTGACCGAAAAGATGGGTTACTGGGTTGATCTTGAAGATCCATACATCACCTACAAAAACGAATACATTGAGAGCCTTTGGTGGATATTGAAAAAGTTCTACGAAAAAGGATATTTATATAAGGGCTATACCGTACAGCCTTACTCGCCAAAATCAGGTACCGGCTTAAGCTCGCATGAGCTGAACCAGCCCGGTACTTACAAAATGGTGAAGGATACGACCATTGTGGCGCAGTTCCATTTAAAGAAAGACCAGCAGCACCCGCTGATGCCGGTTTTATTTGATGGCAACGAGGATACTGTAATTTTAGCATGGACAACCACCCCGTGGACACTCCCATCAAATTGCGCGCTGGCTGTTGGCGAAAACATCAACTATGTTAAAATAAAAACCTTTAACCCTTATACCTTCGATGCGGTGAGCGTTGTATTGGCTAAGGATCTGGTAAGTAAATATTTTAAGGCCGAAGGAGAAAACGCTTCATTTGCCGATTATAAAGGCGGCGATAAAGTTATCCCTTGGCAATTAGTGGCATCGTTTACAGGTAAGGACCTGGTTGATCTGCGTTATCACCAATTAATGCCTTACGTAACCAATGCCGACCTGGAGCAAAATGCCTTCCGTGTTATCCCGGCTGATTTTGTGACTACCGAGGATGGTACAGGCATTGTACACACCGCATCAGTTTTTGGCGCAGATGACTTTAGGGCCTGTAAGGAAAATGGCGTGCCGTCAGTAATGATCATTGATGAAAATGGCAAGGAAGTGCCTTTGGTTGATAAACAAGGTAAGTTTGTTACCGAGGTGACGGATTATGCTGGCCGTTACGTTAAAGAAGAATATTACACCGATGCTGAACGTGCTGAACCTGGTTTTAAACCTACGGATGTACTCATCTCCATCAAACTAAAAACAGAGAACAAAGCGTTCGACGTAAAAAAATACGAGCACAGCTACCCGCACTCCTGGCGCTCTGATGAACCAATTTTGTACTATCCGCTGGATAGCTGGTTCATCCGCACTACTGCCGTTAAGGATAAAATGGTGGAGCTGAATAAAACCATTAACTGGAAACCAGAATCAACCGGAACAGGTCGCTTTGGCAACTGGCTGGAAAATCTGGTCGACTGGAACCTTTCCCGTTCACGTTACTGGGGTACCCCGCTACCTATCTGGCGCGAGGTTGATGGCAACGAGGAAAAATGTATAGGTTCTATCGCGGAGCTTGAAAAAGAAATCAAGATCTCGATGGTCGCGGGTTTAATGCCTGAAAGCTTTGAGCTGATAGATATGCACCGCCCTTATGTTGATGATGTGATATTAACCTCATCAAACGGTAAGCCGATGCTGCGTGAGCCCGACCTGATTGATGTTTGGTTTGATAGTGGTGCTATGCCTTACGCGCAATGGCATTTTCCTTTTGAAAACAAGGAAGAATTTAAAAACGCCTATCCGGCTGATTTCATAGCCGAAGGTGTCGACCAAACCCGCGGCTGGTTCTTTACCCTGCATGCCATAGCTGTATTATTGAGCGAAGCAAGCGACGAGGTAAAAGAAATTAATGCTGAGGTTGGCAATAAAGGTATCGCGTTTAAAAACGTGGTATCAAATGGTTTGGTGCTGGATAAGAATGGCAACAAAATGTCTAAACGTTTAGGCAATGGCGTTGATCCGTTCGAGATCATCCAGCAATATGGCGCTGATGCTGCCCGCTGGTACATGATCAGCAACGCATCGCCATGGGATAACCTTAAATTTAATATTGATGGCATTGACGAGGTGCGCCGTAAATTCTTCGGTACGTTGTACAATACCTATAACTTCTTCGCGCTGTATGCCAATATTGATAAGTTCCATTACAGCGAAGCAGAAATTGCTATAAAGGACCGTCCGGAAATTGACCAATGGATCATTTCTCTGCTGAATACTTTAAGTAAGGAAGTTGATGCTTTTTATGCTGATTTTGAGCCTACCAAAGCCACCCGCGCCATACAGGATTTTGTTGATGCGCACCTAAGCAACTGGTACGTGCGTTTAAGTCGCCGCCGTTTCTGGAAATCAGATAACTCGGCGGATAAGCTTTCGGCCTACCAAACGCTTTATACTTGTTTGGTTACTATAGCTAAGTTAATGTCGCCTGTGGCGCCGTTCTTTGCCGATAATCTGTATAACGACCTGAACAAGATCACCAAAAAGGAAAATTTTGAATCGGTTCATTTGGCTGATTTTCCGGTATACCATACCAGTTTGGTAAATAAAGCGCTGGAAGACCGCATGCAGATGGCTCAGGATATCTCTTCACTGGTATTATCACTGCGTAAAAAGGTAGGCATCAACGTTAGGCAACCATTAAGCAAGATCTTATTGCCAATATTGGATAAGCACTTTAAGCACCAGGTGGAGCAGGTAAAAGAATTAATACTTTCTGAAACAAATATCAAGGATATTGAGTACATTACCGATGCATCCGGGTTCATTAAAAAGAAAGTAAAACCAAACTTTAAAGCATTAGGTGCAAAGGTTGGTAAAGACATGAAAGCCGTAGCCGAAGCCATAACTAATTTCGACCAGGATGCGATAACAAAGTTGGAAACTGAGGGTAGTATCCTGATACAGGTCACAGGCCACACAATCCTCGCAACCGATGTTGAAATCATAGCGGAAGATGTTCCGGGCTGGCAAGTTGCAAATTTAGGAAAACTAACGGTGGCTTTAGATGTTACCCTTACCGACGAACTGAAACAGGAAGGTATATCGCGCGAGCTGATAAACCGAATACAGAATCTGCGGAAGGGAAAAGGATTTGAGGTAACTGACAGGATAAATGTTCGTATAACTGACCATCAGCTTATTAGCGATGCAGTGAAAAATAATTTAACCTATATTTGCGCCGAAATTTTGGCTGACAGCATAGTGCTGGATAGTCAATTGGAAGAAGGCGAAAAGACAGTTATTGATGAAATTGAAATTTTAATTGCTATTAGTAAATCATAA
- a CDS encoding TraR/DksA family transcriptional regulator, with product MKEETTKTRYSESDLKEFKDLLLDKLRIAREELNALATSLSSPNANGTDDTAGTYKTLEDGSATLEKEQINQLAARQKKFIEQLEAALVRIENKTYGVCRETGKLIQKERLRAVPHTTLSMEAKLKQN from the coding sequence ATGAAAGAAGAAACAACAAAGACCAGATATTCAGAAAGTGATTTAAAGGAATTTAAAGACCTTTTGTTAGACAAATTGCGCATTGCCCGTGAGGAATTAAATGCGTTGGCAACATCATTAAGCTCGCCAAATGCAAATGGCACTGATGATACCGCCGGTACCTATAAAACGCTGGAGGATGGTTCTGCAACATTGGAAAAAGAACAGATAAACCAGCTTGCTGCCCGCCAAAAGAAATTTATTGAGCAATTAGAAGCTGCGCTTGTACGTATTGAGAATAAAACTTATGGCGTTTGCCGCGAAACCGGTAAACTGATACAAAAAGAGCGCTTACGTGCCGTGCCACACACTACACTGAGCATGGAGGCAAAACTGAAACAGAATTAA
- a CDS encoding lipoprotein signal peptidase, producing MKPAYLKPFLTAVFIVLFDQIIKTWVRTNMYLGQDIHFLGSHGMLHYTENNGMAFGMELGGDLGKLVLTVFRIVAVVAIGYGMVYLIKHKYNRGLIICVSLIFAGALGNIVDSTFYGIIYQNAPIFYGRVVDMFYFPLISGNFPQSVPVWGGQDFIFFRPVFNLADASISVGVILILLYQKRYFKREIPEVNSPNSEMMEE from the coding sequence ATGAAACCAGCTTACCTAAAACCTTTTTTAACTGCTGTTTTTATTGTTCTTTTTGACCAGATCATCAAAACCTGGGTACGTACAAATATGTACCTGGGGCAGGATATCCACTTTTTAGGTAGTCATGGCATGTTGCATTATACCGAGAACAACGGTATGGCATTTGGTATGGAACTGGGTGGCGATCTGGGCAAACTTGTATTAACTGTATTCCGTATCGTAGCCGTTGTAGCCATTGGCTACGGTATGGTTTATTTAATAAAACATAAGTACAATCGTGGACTAATTATATGCGTATCGCTCATCTTTGCGGGGGCGCTGGGCAATATTGTCGATTCCACTTTTTATGGTATCATCTATCAAAACGCGCCTATATTTTATGGACGTGTAGTTGATATGTTTTACTTTCCGCTCATTTCAGGCAATTTCCCGCAATCCGTACCGGTATGGGGTGGGCAGGACTTTATCTTCTTCCGCCCAGTGTTTAACCTGGCCGATGCATCTATATCAGTAGGTGTGATATTGATATTGCTATACCAGAAACGCTATTTCAAACGCGAAATACCAGAGGTAAACAGCCCGAATAGTGAGATGATGGAAGAGTAA